A stretch of DNA from Campylobacter gracilis:
TGAAAGCTGCGTGTCGCAGATGCTTGAAATTTTAGGCGAGGATCCGAAGCGCGACGGGCTTGCGAAGACGCCGGGGCGCGTAGCTAAAGCCTATGAGTTTCTAACTAGTGGCTACGAGCTGGATCCAAAAGAAATTTTAAACGACGCGCTGTTTGAGAGCAGCAACAACGAGATGGTTCTGATAAAAGATATAGAATTTTATAGTCTCTGCGAGCACCATCTGCTGCCGATCATCGGGCGCGCACACGTCGCGTACATACCGAATAAAAAGGTCGTGGGGCTTAGTAAAATTCCGCGTATGGTAAATATTTTCGCGCGCAGGCTGCAGATCCAAGAGCAGCTTACCGAGCAGATCGCAAGCGCAATCCAAGAGGTAATCCATCCGCTCGGCGTGGGCGTGGTGCTGCAGGCGCGGCACATGTGCATGGAGATGCGCGGCGTGCAAAAGATCAACTCGACCACGACTACGTCGGCACTTAGGGGGCTTTTTATCAGCCGAAACGACACGCGTAAGGAATTTTTCGATCTAATAAATTCTCCGAAAACTTTCGGTTTTTAAAACGTCAGGCGTTAAAGAAAAATTTAGCAATTATGTTATATTATCGTGCGAAATTGATAAAAGAGCGAAATTGTCTGATTAAATTTCAGACAAATTTTAGAAAGGAATTTTATGCAGCGCGTTTATTTAGATAATAACGCCACTACGATGGTCGATCCCGAAGTTTTTGATGAGATGAAGCCGTTTTTTTGCGATAAATACGGCAACCCAAACTCCCTTCACAGCTTCGGCAGCGAGACTCACCCCGCGCTAAGAGCCGCGATGGATAGGCTCTATGCAGGACTCGGAGCTGCGGATGCGGACGATATCGTCATCACGAGCTGTGCGACCGAGAGCAATAACTGGGTTTTAAAAGGAATTTACTACGATAAAATTCTAACCGGCGAGAAGGATAATATCGTCATAAGCTCCGTCGAGCACCCCGCAATCAGCGCAACCTGTGCTTTTTTAGAAAAAATTTGCGGCGTAAAGATCACGCGCCTGGGCGTCGATAAAAACGGCTTGATCGATCTTGACGAGCTTAGCGAAAAGATCAACGACAAAACCGCGCTTGTTAGCGTGATGTGGGCAAATAACGAAACCGGCACTATCTTCCCCGTAAAAAAAATCGCACAAATCGCACACGAGCATGGCGCGCTATATCATGCCGACGCGGTGCAAGCGATAGGTAAGATAAAGGTGAACGTGCGCGATGCGGATGTGGATTTTTTAAGCCTATCCGGGCATAAATTTCACGCTCCAAAGGGCGTCGGCGCACTCTACATAAAAGATAGTAAGCCGCTTACGAGCCTACTTCACGGCGGCGAGCAGATGGGCGGACGCCGCAGCGGCACGCTAAACGTCGCGGGCATCGTGGGGCTCGGTAAGGCTTTGGAGCTAGCGAATAAATTTATGGATTTTGAGCGCACGCAGGTAAGCAGACTTCGCGATAAGCTGGAGGATGCGCTTTTACAAATTCCAAACGTAAGCGTCGTGGGCGACCGCAGCATTCGCGTGCCAAACACCATTCTTGCCTCAATCCAAGGCGTCGAGGGAGAGGCGATGCTGTGGGATCTAAATAAAGCGGGCATAGCCGCTTCTACGGGTTCTGCATGTGCGAGCGAGGCGCTTGAGAATAACCCAATAATGGAAGCAATCGGCGCGGATAAGGAGCTGGCGCATACGGCGCTAAGGCTTTCGTTATCGCGCTTTACGACGGAGGCAGAGATCGATTACGCGATCGAACATATTGGTAAAGCTATCGCCCGTTTGCGCGGGATTTCAAGCACGTTTGCTTACGCACCGCAAGGTTATGAGAAGAAATAAAGGATAAAAAATGGCAAAAAATAGTTTGATAAACGGCTCGATCTGGGAGCAGTACTCGCAAAAAGTGCAGGATCGCATGAACAATCCTCGCTATATGGGTGAGATCACCGAGGAGGAAGCGAAGGCTAGAGGCGGTAAGCTAGTGGTCGCGGACTTCGGCGCCGAGAGCTGCGGCGATGCGGTGCGGCTATATTGGTTGATAGATCCTAAAACCGATAGAATTTTAGACGCTAAATTTAAAAGCTTCGGCTGCGGCACGGCGATTGCGAGTTCGGACACGATGGCTGAGCTTTGCATCGGAAAGACCGTCGATCAAGCGGTAAAGATTACAAATTTAGACGTAGAGCACGCGATGCGCGATAACCCTGATGAGCCCGCCGTACCGCCGCAAAAGATGCACTGCTCGGTAATGGCATACGACGTCATCAAGCAGGCTGCTGCGAATTACAAGGGCGTCGATCCCGCGCATTTTGAGGACGAAATCATCGTGTGCGACTGCGCGCGCGTGAGCCTCGGTACGATCAAAGAGGTGATCCGCCTAAACGACCTTCACACGGTCGAGGAGATCACGCAATACACCAAAGCGGGCGCGTTTTGCAAATCCTGCGTGCGCCCTGGCGGACACGAGGAGAAGGATTACTATCTGGTCGATATTTTAAAGCAAACCAGAGAGGAGATGGAGAGAGAGAGACTTCAAGCTCAAGCCGAGGCGAGTGCCGCTACTAGCGCGAAAGCGGGAGCCGAGATGAGCTTTGAGCAGCTAAATTTGATCGGTAAATTTAAAGCGGTCGAAGGGGTGCTTGACGAGGATATCCGCCCGATGCTTCAGATGGACGGCGGCAATCTCGACGTCATCGACATCAGGCCTGCAGACGACGGCAAAACGGACATATATATCCGCTACCTAGGCGCTTGTAGCGGCTGCGCCAGTGGTGCGAGCGGCACATTATACGCGATCGAAAATGTTTTGCAAGAAAACCTTAGCCCGAACATCCGTGTAATGCCGATCTAAGGTTGTTACTGCCAAGTTTGCATCTTGGCTTAGTCTTTACGAAATTTTAAGAGCTTGGCTTCTGTATAATTGATGCAGTGCTAAATTTCGCCCCTTAGTTAAATTCGCAATTAGACGCTAAATCTGCGTAGAATTTCGCCGTTTGCTTTTAAGAATATCGTAAATTTTGATAAGGTTTTCTAGCGTGAAATTCATCCGTAAATTTTGTCTATAAAATTTAATTAAAAGAGCTTTTTATTTCGCTCGTGTAAGTTTTTTATGAGATTTCGTTTGTAAATTGGGCATAGAATTTTCTCCATGAATTCCATCTTTTTATAAATTTAGATGAAAATGCGCCATAAATCGCAGAATTTTAGCTGGCTATAATTTCTTTTTATTATAATTGCGCCTTATTTCAACTAAAAGGGGAGCAAATGAAAGTATTTGTTTTGGCGGCTCTGCTACTTGGTTTTCTATCTGCAAATTCTTTGGATCAGATCAAAAAAGATAGGCTCGTTCGCATCGGTGTATATAACGATCAGCCGCCGTTTAGTGCGCTCGTAGACGGCAAATACAGGGGATTTGAGATTGCTCTTGGCGAAAAGCTCGGCAAGGAGATTTTCGGCGATAATCCCGGCAAGGTAAAATTTATCCCGATCACGGCTTCAAGACGCATTAGCGCTTTACAGCGCAATGAAGCGGATATGGTGATTGCGACCTTTACTCCGACGCCCGCGCGAGCGAAAAAAGTAGATTTTTCGGAGCCTTATTTTAAGGTGCAGGTAGGTGTGCTAGCCAAAAAAGACGAGAATGTCACGAGCTTCGATCAGCTGCGCAAAAAGAGGATTTTCGTCATCAAACACTCTCCTATTCACAATTTCTTACGCAAAGCGGGCTTTAAGAAGAATTTAAACTTTTGCGCCAGTTCGGCTAAATGCTACCGCGCTTTCAAGAGGGCGAAAAACGCCGTACATGTCGATGATAATCTAATCCTGCACGCATACGCGATCATCGATAATAAAACGCAGGTTGTTTTGGATGGTCTAGGTAAGCAAACTTACAACGCAATCGCCGTACAGAAGGGCAATAATGCGCTGCTAGAGCTAATCAATACATCTTTAGCGGGACTAAAAAAAGACGGATTTTTGGATAAGACCTTTGACGATACGCTCGAGATTTTTTATCACGGCACAATCGATAAGAAGGAATTCTTGGTTGAATAAAATTTCGTGCAGAATTTGATTCTTGCGTTTGACTTCCGCTTGAAATTCGTTTTATTGTAATGACGGAGTGAAAAAATACATTGCGGGCTTAATTTGCTTTTAGAATTCGGCTTTGACTTTGCTTGCCTCTCCTAAAGCGCAAATTTTATCGGGATTTGTGAGGCTATTTAAAACGCACGCACTACTAGCGCGAAATTCCATTTTCGGAAATAAAATTTTTAAGCGATTCGTCTGTATTTAAAATTCACGCAACTTTTATAGAGTCCGTTTCACTTTTACATCCCACAAAACCCGCGCTAGCTTGTAAATTTCTATTTTTTCAGCTCTAAATACCTGCTTTCCCGCTACAGCTTTATGATTTAAATTTTAAAAATTCCTCTAAAAGGAGCTAAACTCCCAAGCGCTATTACCGCCTCGGTATGGAGAATTTAAAATTTACGCCCTACATCAAAGACAAATTTTATGCAAAGTAGGCGCCAAATGAGCAGGCGGAGCAAATAATTTCAAATTTAGCGGCGCCTGTCTTATCGGGTGCCGCGAAGCTGCATTTTATAAAGACGCGGCGAATACAAAAAATGGTCGTAAAATTTTACCTCAAGAGCCAATCTCGATTTACTTCACCAGCTCGTAATTATACTCTTTCGTGCCGTCAAGTAGATTTGTGACGTTGTAGCCTCGCTCGTTTAGGGCTTTGGCGAGCTTGGCGCTGCGGTTGCCGCTGTAGCAGTGCGTGATCATCTTTTTGTCTTTATTGGCCTTAAGCACGTCCTTGTAGTTTTCTAAAGGCTCGCCGTCAGGAATATTTATCGCGCCTTTCATATGCCCCGCGTCGTAGTCTTGCTTCTGCCTAGCGTCGATGATCAGCACGTTCGGATCATTTGCTATTTTCAAAAACCCCTCCGCGTTTATGCTGCCGACTTTATACAGCTCATAGTCGTACTGCTTCACGCCAGTCGCATTCATAAGCACACTGAAGCCTTTTTGTTTAAGCAGATCAAGCGCCTTGCTGCTGCGATTGCCCGTATTGCAATAAAGCACGACGTTTTTATCTTTATAGGCGTTTATCTCGTCCAGCCTGCTTTCCAGCTCTCCAAGAGGGATGTTGATCGCGTGCTTTATGTGGCCTGCAGCGTACTCATCTGCACTTCTAACATCAATGACTAGATAATTTTCTTTCGCCCTATTGTCCTCCTCTATCGCCGATAGCGCTGCGCCGCTTATAGCGTAGCCGCTAGGCTGCTGCATCTCGGCGCCGCAAGTCGCAAAAGATCCCAATGCCGCCAGCAAAACCGCGCTTTTTAAAATTTTGTGAGAAATAAATTTCATGTTTTTCCTTTGAATTTTAGCTTTTAAAGCGGGAGATTATATCAAAAATTTAGCTAAATAGTGTGAATTTACGCCGTTAGCAGATGCGAACGATCAAGTAGGCGGTTTGCTTGCAAAAGCAAAAGAGCGATAAAATTTAATAAGGTCGGACTTGCGCCCGAGCAATACCAAAAGATAGGGGTTAAAATATATAGACCGCCACAATAAACGCTCTTAGGCAAAAGCCGCCCGCAAGCACGCCGCATTCGTTATAAACACAGCTTTTTACCTCCTCGCCGTCGCCGTGCGCAGAGGCTCGCTCGTAACGCTGCTCACCGCCTTAGCCTGCGAAGTCCGCGCCTGAACTATAAAATTTTAACCTCTAGCTCAAGCGCGACGCCGAAGCGCTGCAAAACCCGCTCGCGAGCGAGATCTATCAGGCTCATCATATCCTCAAAGCTCGCGCCTCCGAAATTTATGATGAAATTGGCGTGCTGCTCGCTAAATTTCGCGCCGCCGACCCTGTAGCCTTTTAATCCCGCCGCTTCGATCAGCCTACCCGCGGCATCGCCAGGCGGGTTTTTAAAGCAGCTTCCAAAGCTAGCTCCCTTTGGCTGATTGGCGCGTTTGGCGGTGAAATCCGCGGCGAGTTCGGCATCAAAGCCGCGTGAAATTTTAAACTCGGCGCCCAAAATCGGCTCCTCGATCCCGCTTCTTCGGTAGCCGAAGCTTATCCGCTCGCGCTCCACCCAGCCGCGAGTTAGGCGCACGGCAAGCAGGCTATCGCTGATGCTAGCGCCGGCGAGCCCCGCGTTCATTTTGATTAGCCCGCCGAGCGTGCCCGGGATGTTTCGCAAAAACTCAAAGCCGCCGAGGCCCTGCTTTTTGGCGAAGTTGTAAATTTTGCCCGACTTCGTCGCAGCCCCGATGCTAAGGACATCGCCACTTAAACTTATACGATCGAACTCCTCGCTTAGCATCGCAAGGTGCGGCGGCGCGGGCGAGATGAGCAGATTGTTGCCACCGCCGATGATCGCGCCCCCCGCTATGCTCTCAAACTCTGCAAAATCGGTATCGTCTTTTAAAATTTGCACCGCAAAGCTCCCGCCGATGCGCACGGAGGTGTATTTGCTAAAATCTATCTGCTTTGTTTTCAAAATTTTGCCTTTTAAATTTCATTTCTAAATTTTGCGCTTGCCGCTCGCCCCGTATCGTTTTAAAATTTAGCGATACCGCCGCGAGGTGCGGTGCGAGACGCAAACGCTATTTCAAAATTTAGCGCCGCCAGCGCGATTGAATTTATCTCGCTTTCGATATGTTTTCAGCAGCGCGCTACATCGCACCGCAACTCGCACCCTGCGGCACAAAACACAGTCGCGCAATATGCTTCCACGCGTAAAATTTCATCGCTGCGTAGCCGTAAATTTAAGGCGCAGCTACAGATTGCACGGCGATAATAACGCTACAGCGCGGTCGATTGGCACAGCTTGGCGGCAAAATCCGCGGCGAGCTCAGCGTTAAATTTGCGCTAAATTTTAAACTCTCTATGCTCCGCGGCTAAATTTCAAAAACTACGGCACAGCACTGCAATGGCAAGAGCGGGTAAAATTCTACCTTGCGCGCCCGCTTTTGCGCCGAAGCAAAATTTAGCCAAGTCACTCCGCTTAACGACGAGAAATTTAGCCAAAACACGATTTCATTCCGAGCAAAATTCACCCGAAACAAGAGCCAAAAATTTAATCTAAAATTTTAACCTCGCCCGGCTTTACATCGGGTTTTGCCCGCCGCAGTCCGCAAAACGGATCTCGTTATATTCGCGCGGGATAAAATTCTCCTGCGCGCTAAGCGGCGCAGGGTAAAATCCGCGCTCGTAACCAAGCTCAAACAGCCTATCTACCGCCCTTATCTGTACCTGCGAAAGCTCGATCGAGGCTTCGTTGGCATAAAGGCTCAGATATTTTTCGAGCTTTGCGTCGTCCACGCGGATCAAATTTCGCTCCATCAGCATGTGCGACAAAAAGGGCTTATGCGCGGTGGCGATACGCACGCCCTCCGTTAGCACGCGCTCGCACTCGGTGGCGTCCGTTATCGGTAGGCTACGGCGAACCGCCATACCTCCTAGCGGCAACGGCAGATTTTCGCCCGCTAGCTCGCTCCAGATATCCCAGATCTCGCGCTCCACGCAAAGCTCGTCCGAAAAGTCCAAAATGCTTTCATGTATCAGCACTCCTGCGTCTACCTCGCCGCTTAAAACCGCGCCCTCGATGTCGAGAAAATTTTTATAAACTATGCGCGCCTGTGGGTAGGCCATGCGAAAAAGCAGGGCATTGGTCGTGTGTTTACCGCTTAGCGCGACTTTGAAATTTCGCTTTAAAACCGCGCCCTTTTTCTTAACCAGCTTTGGCCCATAACCCTCGCCGAAGCTCACCGCCGTGCGCAAAAGCGCGTATTCGTCGCAGATAAGAGGATATAGCGCGAAGCTAATCGCCGTGGCCTCATAGGTGCCCTTTAGCGCCTCGTCGTTTAGCGTCTGGATATCAAGCGCGGTGGCGCTAAATTTTAGATTTTTTGAACTCACCCAGCCGAAATCAATCGCCTTATACATAAAAATATCGTCGGCGTCGGGCGAGTGGGCGACGTTTATATGCTTAAAAATCTTCAAATTTAATCCTTTTTGCTCCGCTTTAAATTTCGCGCGCGGCCTAATTTCAAAATGTTGCGAAATTATAGTGAAATTTTGCTACAACCCTCATAAAAATGTGGAATTTCTAAAGAAAAACGTGAAAAACAGAGCCTGTTTAAAAGGCTAAATTTAATGCTCTCCGCTTGCCGCGCAGAACTTTTGCGCTCCTTAAAAATTTCAAATTCCGAATGCCGCGCCGAATTTGAGCGAATAATCAAAAATTCATTTCAAATTTGGTAAAATCAAGCGAATTTATTTTTAAGGAAAAACATGGACGAGGGAAAGAAAAAGACGCTGGATGCGGCGCTAAAATCGATTGACAAAGCTTTCGGCAAGGGCACGCTGGTGCGGCTGGGCGATAAGCAGGTCGAGCCGATAGACGCCATCTCTACGGGCTCTGTAGGGCTTGACATCGCGCTTGGCATCGGCGGCGTGCCGAAGGGGCGTATCATCGAGGTTTACGGGCCTGAGAGCTCGGGTAAGACGACGCTTACGCTTCACATCATCGCGGAGTGCCAAAAGGCGGGCGGAATTTGCGCATTCGTGGA
This window harbors:
- the folE gene encoding GTP cyclohydrolase I FolE codes for the protein MDEKSRAKFESCVSQMLEILGEDPKRDGLAKTPGRVAKAYEFLTSGYELDPKEILNDALFESSNNEMVLIKDIEFYSLCEHHLLPIIGRAHVAYIPNKKVVGLSKIPRMVNIFARRLQIQEQLTEQIASAIQEVIHPLGVGVVLQARHMCMEMRGVQKINSTTTTSALRGLFISRNDTRKEFFDLINSPKTFGF
- a CDS encoding NifS family cysteine desulfurase codes for the protein MQRVYLDNNATTMVDPEVFDEMKPFFCDKYGNPNSLHSFGSETHPALRAAMDRLYAGLGAADADDIVITSCATESNNWVLKGIYYDKILTGEKDNIVISSVEHPAISATCAFLEKICGVKITRLGVDKNGLIDLDELSEKINDKTALVSVMWANNETGTIFPVKKIAQIAHEHGALYHADAVQAIGKIKVNVRDADVDFLSLSGHKFHAPKGVGALYIKDSKPLTSLLHGGEQMGGRRSGTLNVAGIVGLGKALELANKFMDFERTQVSRLRDKLEDALLQIPNVSVVGDRSIRVPNTILASIQGVEGEAMLWDLNKAGIAASTGSACASEALENNPIMEAIGADKELAHTALRLSLSRFTTEAEIDYAIEHIGKAIARLRGISSTFAYAPQGYEKK
- a CDS encoding iron-sulfur cluster assembly scaffold protein NifU is translated as MAKNSLINGSIWEQYSQKVQDRMNNPRYMGEITEEEAKARGGKLVVADFGAESCGDAVRLYWLIDPKTDRILDAKFKSFGCGTAIASSDTMAELCIGKTVDQAVKITNLDVEHAMRDNPDEPAVPPQKMHCSVMAYDVIKQAAANYKGVDPAHFEDEIIVCDCARVSLGTIKEVIRLNDLHTVEEITQYTKAGAFCKSCVRPGGHEEKDYYLVDILKQTREEMERERLQAQAEASAATSAKAGAEMSFEQLNLIGKFKAVEGVLDEDIRPMLQMDGGNLDVIDIRPADDGKTDIYIRYLGACSGCASGASGTLYAIENVLQENLSPNIRVMPI
- a CDS encoding transporter substrate-binding domain-containing protein, encoding MKVFVLAALLLGFLSANSLDQIKKDRLVRIGVYNDQPPFSALVDGKYRGFEIALGEKLGKEIFGDNPGKVKFIPITASRRISALQRNEADMVIATFTPTPARAKKVDFSEPYFKVQVGVLAKKDENVTSFDQLRKKRIFVIKHSPIHNFLRKAGFKKNLNFCASSAKCYRAFKRAKNAVHVDDNLILHAYAIIDNKTQVVLDGLGKQTYNAIAVQKGNNALLELINTSLAGLKKDGFLDKTFDDTLEIFYHGTIDKKEFLVE
- a CDS encoding rhodanese-like domain-containing protein gives rise to the protein MKFISHKILKSAVLLAALGSFATCGAEMQQPSGYAISGAALSAIEEDNRAKENYLVIDVRSADEYAAGHIKHAINIPLGELESRLDEINAYKDKNVVLYCNTGNRSSKALDLLKQKGFSVLMNATGVKQYDYELYKVGSINAEGFLKIANDPNVLIIDARQKQDYDAGHMKGAINIPDGEPLENYKDVLKANKDKKMITHCYSGNRSAKLAKALNERGYNVTNLLDGTKEYNYELVK
- a CDS encoding UDP-N-acetylmuramate dehydrogenase; translated protein: MKTKQIDFSKYTSVRIGGSFAVQILKDDTDFAEFESIAGGAIIGGGNNLLISPAPPHLAMLSEEFDRISLSGDVLSIGAATKSGKIYNFAKKQGLGGFEFLRNIPGTLGGLIKMNAGLAGASISDSLLAVRLTRGWVERERISFGYRRSGIEEPILGAEFKISRGFDAELAADFTAKRANQPKGASFGSCFKNPPGDAAGRLIEAAGLKGYRVGGAKFSEQHANFIINFGGASFEDMMSLIDLARERVLQRFGVALELEVKIL
- a CDS encoding menaquinone biosynthesis family protein gives rise to the protein MKIFKHINVAHSPDADDIFMYKAIDFGWVSSKNLKFSATALDIQTLNDEALKGTYEATAISFALYPLICDEYALLRTAVSFGEGYGPKLVKKKGAVLKRNFKVALSGKHTTNALLFRMAYPQARIVYKNFLDIEGAVLSGEVDAGVLIHESILDFSDELCVEREIWDIWSELAGENLPLPLGGMAVRRSLPITDATECERVLTEGVRIATAHKPFLSHMLMERNLIRVDDAKLEKYLSLYANEASIELSQVQIRAVDRLFELGYERGFYPAPLSAQENFIPREYNEIRFADCGGQNPM